A single window of Bacteroidota bacterium DNA harbors:
- a CDS encoding HIT family protein: MPHFISKEEALSRLQMENSNRSCLLCELLKTKSEFTVAEDEETIVFLSRYPRFWGQIIVAAKIHSEKFSELKDKTWKNMNEHALKAARILEKKFSPARCYIASVGSEQNLPMTCPHIHFNIIPVMNLNLKPSEVFTWSNGLFDGTEEEWSNLFSLLKREWGK, from the coding sequence ATGCCGCATTTCATTTCAAAAGAAGAAGCGCTCTCCCGTTTGCAAATGGAAAATTCAAATAGAAGTTGTCTCCTCTGTGAATTACTGAAAACAAAATCAGAATTTACCGTTGCAGAAGATGAGGAAACTATTGTTTTTCTTTCAAGGTATCCGCGTTTCTGGGGACAAATCATTGTTGCTGCAAAAATTCATTCCGAAAAATTTTCTGAATTGAAAGATAAAACCTGGAAAAACATGAATGAGCACGCATTGAAAGCGGCGCGCATTCTTGAAAAAAAATTTTCTCCGGCACGCTGTTATATAGCGAGTGTAGGATCGGAACAGAATTTACCGATGACCTGTCCGCATATTCATTTCAATATTATTCCCGTAATGAATCTCAACCTGAAACCGTCGGAAGTATTCACCTGGTCGAATGGATTGTTTGATGGAACGGAAGAGGAATGGAGTAATTTATTTTCGCTTCTTAAGCGGGAATGGGGTAAATGA